From Streptomyces sp. NBC_00683, one genomic window encodes:
- a CDS encoding glutamate decarboxylase: MALHKGSHDKVPSEQQRRLALNPFFGEADPTAPMDTAPPRHQLPDGPLPPSTAYRLVHDELMLDGNSRLNLATFVTTWMEPQADVLMSECRDKNMIDKDEYPRTAELERRCVAMLADLWHAPDPATAVGCSTTGSSEACMLAGMALKRRWAARNKDRYPATARPNLVMGVNVQVCWDKFCTFWEVEPRQVPMEGERFHLDPQAAADLCDENTIGVVGILGSTFDGSYEPIAELCAALDDLQERTGLDIPVHVDGASGGMVAPFLDKDLVWDFRLPRVSSINTSGHKYGLVYPGVGWALWRSPAELPEDLVFRVNYLGGDMPTFALNFSRPGAQVVAQYYTFLRLGREGYRAVQQASRDVARGLAKEFEALDGLRLLTRGDQLPVFTVTTEPGVDAYDVFDVSRRLREHGWLVPAYTFPANRQDLSVLRVVCRNGFSSDLAELLIEDMRRLLPELRSQSGPLSRKHGTQSGFHH, encoded by the coding sequence GTGGCTCTCCACAAGGGTTCCCACGACAAGGTCCCGTCCGAGCAGCAGCGAAGGCTCGCCCTCAACCCCTTCTTCGGGGAGGCGGACCCCACCGCCCCGATGGACACCGCGCCGCCCAGGCACCAGCTGCCGGACGGTCCGCTGCCGCCCTCGACCGCGTACCGGCTCGTCCACGACGAGCTGATGCTCGACGGCAACTCCCGGCTGAACCTCGCCACGTTCGTCACCACCTGGATGGAGCCCCAGGCCGATGTGCTGATGAGCGAGTGCCGCGACAAGAACATGATCGACAAGGACGAGTACCCCCGCACCGCCGAACTGGAACGGCGCTGTGTGGCGATGCTCGCCGACCTCTGGCACGCCCCGGACCCGGCGACCGCCGTGGGCTGCTCGACCACCGGTTCCAGCGAGGCCTGCATGCTGGCCGGGATGGCGCTCAAGCGGCGCTGGGCGGCAAGGAACAAGGACCGCTACCCGGCGACCGCACGGCCCAATCTGGTGATGGGCGTCAATGTGCAGGTCTGCTGGGACAAATTCTGTACGTTCTGGGAGGTCGAGCCGCGGCAGGTCCCCATGGAGGGCGAGCGCTTCCATCTGGACCCGCAGGCGGCCGCCGATCTCTGCGACGAGAACACCATCGGCGTGGTGGGCATCCTCGGCTCCACCTTCGACGGTTCGTACGAGCCGATCGCCGAGCTCTGTGCCGCGCTGGACGATCTCCAGGAGCGCACCGGGCTCGACATCCCCGTCCATGTGGACGGGGCGTCCGGGGGAATGGTGGCGCCCTTCCTCGACAAGGACCTGGTGTGGGACTTCCGGCTGCCCCGGGTCTCCTCGATCAACACCTCCGGACACAAGTACGGTCTGGTCTACCCGGGGGTCGGCTGGGCCCTGTGGCGCTCACCGGCCGAACTGCCCGAGGACCTCGTCTTCCGCGTCAACTACCTGGGCGGCGACATGCCGACCTTCGCCCTGAACTTCTCCCGGCCCGGCGCGCAGGTGGTGGCCCAGTACTACACGTTCCTGCGGCTGGGCCGGGAGGGCTACCGGGCGGTTCAGCAGGCGTCCCGGGATGTGGCACGCGGGCTGGCCAAGGAGTTCGAGGCGCTGGACGGCCTCCGGCTCCTCACCCGGGGCGACCAACTGCCGGTGTTCACCGTGACGACGGAGCCCGGGGTGGACGCGTACGACGTCTTCGACGTGTCGAGGCGGCTGCGTGAGCACGGCTGGCTGGTGCCCGCGTACACCTTCCCCGCCAACCGCCAGGACCTGTCGGTGCTGCGGGTGGTGTGCCGCAACGGGTTCTCCTCGGACCTCGCGGAGCTGCTCATCGAGGACATGCGCAGACTCCTGCCCGAACTGCGCAGCCAGTCGGGACCGTTGAGCCGCAAGCACGGGACGCAGTCCGGCTTCCACCACTGA
- the wrbA gene encoding NAD(P)H:quinone oxidoreductase, with amino-acid sequence MPTSVNVAVIYYSSTGTVAAIARAIAKDAENAGAQVRLRRAAELAPQAAIDSNPAWAANAEATADIPEVSPDDMLWADAVILGTPTRFGNVTAQLKQFLDTLGGLWQAGKLADKVYSGFTSTSTAHGGQESTLLALYNTVHHFGGILVAPGYTDPSKFVDGNPYGTSHVAGQGDIPVGEQTLTAARVQAERVVKFTRALKAGLAAEN; translated from the coding sequence ATGCCCACGTCGGTCAACGTCGCCGTCATCTACTACTCCTCGACCGGCACCGTCGCCGCGATCGCCCGGGCCATCGCCAAGGACGCCGAGAACGCCGGCGCCCAGGTACGGCTGCGCAGAGCCGCCGAGCTCGCCCCGCAGGCCGCCATCGACTCCAACCCGGCGTGGGCCGCGAACGCCGAGGCGACGGCAGACATCCCCGAGGTCTCGCCGGACGACATGCTCTGGGCGGACGCGGTGATCCTCGGCACACCCACCCGGTTCGGCAACGTCACCGCCCAGCTCAAGCAGTTCCTCGACACCCTGGGCGGCCTCTGGCAGGCGGGAAAGCTCGCCGACAAGGTCTACAGCGGCTTCACCTCCACCAGCACGGCCCACGGAGGCCAGGAGTCCACGCTGCTCGCGCTCTACAACACCGTCCACCACTTCGGCGGCATCCTCGTCGCCCCCGGCTACACGGACCCGTCGAAGTTCGTCGACGGCAATCCGTACGGCACCTCGCACGTCGCGGGGCAGGGTGACATCCCGGTCGGTGAGCAGACCCTGACCGCGGCCAGGGTCCAGGCCGAACGCGTCGTGAAGTTCACCCGGGCCCTCAAGGCCGGACTCGCGGCCGAGAACTGA
- a CDS encoding YbjQ family protein produces MGIEDYGGGQTAQADVLVVTTNDVPGHQVTQVIGEVFGLTVRSRHLGSQIGAGLKSMIGGELKGLTKTLVETRNQAMERLVEQARARGANAVLMMRFDVSEAADVGTEVCAYGTAAVISKT; encoded by the coding sequence ATGGGCATTGAGGACTACGGCGGCGGACAGACGGCCCAGGCGGACGTGCTCGTCGTCACCACGAATGACGTACCCGGCCACCAGGTGACGCAAGTCATCGGCGAGGTCTTCGGACTCACCGTCCGCTCCCGCCATCTCGGCAGCCAGATCGGCGCGGGGCTGAAGTCGATGATCGGCGGCGAGCTGAAAGGGCTGACCAAGACCCTGGTCGAGACCCGCAACCAGGCGATGGAGCGGCTCGTCGAGCAGGCCAGGGCACGCGGTGCCAACGCGGTGCTGATGATGCGGTTCGACGTGAGCGAGGCGGCCGACGTGGGCACGGAGGTCTGCGCCTACGGAACCGCGGCCGTGATCAGCAAAACCTGA
- a CDS encoding threonine/serine exporter family protein gives MVAEQGGPEDQKPQSDEAHSAFVPPAGVDQPSPPSEDDHPTSEFALPAGLHTDPSAPQGPGQGSASGPGGSAAEALSSAFVPPSGYNAQHQPPAFTPAHGIPMVRLTKEAPWQDRMRTMLRMPVTERPAPESVQRTDDSGPAVPRVLDLTLRIGELLLAGGEGAEDVEAAMFAVTRSYGLDRCEPTVTFTLLSISHQPSLVEDPVTASRTVRRRGTDYTRLAAVFQLIDDITTAEHVEVSLEEAYRRLAEIRRNRHPYSGWVLTASAGLLAGSASVLVGGGVLVFIVAAAGAMLGDRLAWLCAGRGLPEFYQFMAAAMPPAAMGIALTLTHSTDVRPSAVITGGLFALLPGRALVAGVQDGLTGYYITAGARLLEVMYFFIGIVAGVLLMLYLGVQLGAELNPEAQFVPNDRPVLQILASMALSLAFAILLQQERSTVLAVTLNGGVAWIIYGAMARTGGISPVAATAVAAGLVGLFGQLFSRYRYTSSLPFITAAIGPLLPGSATYFGLLGVAQNELDTGLASLSTAVATALAIAIGVNLGGEISRLFMRVPGAVEGPTRRAAKRTRGF, from the coding sequence GTGGTGGCGGAACAGGGCGGTCCGGAGGACCAGAAGCCCCAGTCCGACGAGGCGCACAGTGCCTTCGTCCCACCTGCCGGGGTGGATCAGCCTTCGCCCCCGTCGGAGGACGACCACCCCACATCGGAATTCGCCCTTCCGGCCGGTCTGCACACCGATCCGTCGGCGCCCCAGGGACCGGGCCAGGGTTCCGCTTCCGGCCCGGGCGGCAGTGCCGCCGAGGCCCTGAGTTCCGCCTTCGTCCCACCGAGCGGGTACAACGCGCAGCATCAGCCGCCCGCCTTCACTCCGGCGCACGGCATTCCCATGGTCCGGCTGACCAAGGAAGCCCCTTGGCAGGACCGCATGCGCACGATGCTGCGGATGCCCGTGACCGAGCGTCCGGCACCCGAGAGCGTGCAGAGGACCGACGATTCGGGCCCCGCGGTCCCCCGCGTGCTCGACCTGACGCTGCGTATCGGGGAGCTGCTCCTCGCGGGTGGCGAGGGTGCCGAGGACGTCGAGGCGGCCATGTTCGCGGTGACGCGCTCGTACGGTCTCGACCGGTGCGAGCCGACGGTCACCTTCACCCTGCTGTCCATCTCGCACCAGCCGTCGCTGGTCGAGGATCCCGTGACGGCGAGCCGTACCGTACGCCGCCGGGGTACCGACTACACCCGGCTGGCCGCCGTCTTCCAGCTGATCGACGACATCACCACCGCGGAACACGTCGAGGTCTCGCTGGAGGAGGCCTACCGGCGCCTCGCCGAGATCCGCCGTAACCGGCACCCGTACTCGGGCTGGGTGCTGACAGCCTCGGCCGGCCTGCTCGCCGGTTCGGCATCGGTGCTGGTCGGCGGTGGTGTGCTGGTCTTCATCGTGGCAGCGGCCGGCGCGATGCTCGGGGACCGGCTGGCCTGGCTCTGCGCCGGCCGCGGGCTGCCCGAGTTCTACCAGTTCATGGCCGCGGCCATGCCGCCCGCCGCGATGGGTATCGCGCTGACCCTCACCCATTCGACCGATGTCCGCCCGTCCGCGGTGATCACCGGTGGGCTGTTCGCACTGCTGCCGGGGCGTGCCCTGGTGGCGGGAGTGCAGGACGGCCTGACCGGCTACTACATCACCGCGGGTGCCCGGCTGCTCGAAGTCATGTACTTCTTCATCGGCATCGTCGCCGGTGTGCTGCTGATGCTCTATCTGGGTGTCCAGCTCGGTGCCGAGCTGAACCCGGAAGCACAGTTCGTGCCCAACGACCGGCCGGTGCTGCAGATCCTGGCCTCGATGGCCCTCAGCCTGGCCTTCGCCATCCTGCTCCAGCAGGAGCGCTCGACGGTGCTCGCCGTGACCCTCAACGGTGGCGTGGCCTGGATCATCTACGGGGCGATGGCCCGTACCGGCGGCATCTCGCCCGTGGCGGCGACGGCGGTGGCGGCCGGCCTGGTCGGGCTGTTCGGCCAGCTGTTCTCCCGCTACCGGTACACGTCGTCGCTGCCGTTCATCACGGCGGCGATCGGCCCGCTGCTGCCGGGCTCCGCGACGTACTTCGGTCTGCTGGGTGTGGCCCAGAACGAGCTGGACACCGGGCTCGCCTCGCTCTCCACCGCGGTGGCGACGGCGCTGGCCATCGCCATCGGGGTGAATCTCGGAGGCGAGATCTCCCGGCTGTTCATGCGGGTACCGGGAGCGGTCGAGGGGCCGACCCGCCGGGCGGCCAAGCGGACACGCGGCTTCTGA
- a CDS encoding inorganic diphosphatase, whose protein sequence is MEFDVVIEIPKGSRNKYEVDHETGRIRLDRRLFTSTSYPADYGFVENTLGEDGDPLDALVILEEPTFPGCLIKCRAIGMFRMTDEAGGDDKLLCVPASDPRVEHLRDIHHVSEFDRLEIQHFFEVYKDLEPGKSVEGADWVGRTEAEAEIEASYKRLEAQGGAH, encoded by the coding sequence ACGTCGTTATCGAGATCCCGAAGGGTTCGCGGAACAAGTACGAGGTGGATCACGAGACCGGCCGGATCCGCCTGGACCGTCGACTCTTCACCTCGACCAGCTACCCGGCGGACTACGGTTTCGTCGAGAACACCCTCGGCGAGGACGGCGACCCGCTGGACGCGCTGGTCATCCTGGAGGAGCCGACCTTCCCCGGCTGCCTCATCAAGTGCCGCGCGATCGGCATGTTCCGGATGACCGACGAGGCCGGCGGCGACGACAAGCTGCTGTGCGTCCCGGCCTCCGACCCCCGGGTGGAGCACCTGCGCGACATCCACCACGTGTCGGAGTTCGACCGCCTGGAGATCCAGCACTTCTTCGAGGTCTACAAGGACCTGGAGCCCGGCAAGTCCGTCGAGGGCGCCGACTGGGTCGGCCGCACCGAGGCCGAGGCCGAGATCGAGGCCTCCTACAAGCGCCTCGAGGCGCAGGGCGGCGCGCACTGA